The window CTTCTACGACGACCCGAAGATCATCGCGGAGGCGTCCCGCAACCTCGGCGAGGCCATGGTCGGCATCAACTGCGACACCCTCCCCGAGACCGAGCGCTACGCGAACCGCGGCTGGTAAGCGAAGGCCCACAGGTACACCACCCCATGAACACTCCTGTCATTGGCGTCCTGGCCCTCCAGGGCGACGTACGGGAGCACCTCATCGCCCTGGCCGCGGCCGACGCCGTGGCCAGGCCGGTGCGGCGCCCCGAGGAACTCGCCGAGGTCGACGGTCTCGTGCTGCCCGGCGGCGAGTCCACCACCATCTCCAAGCTCGCCGTGCTGTTCGGCGTGATGGACCCCCTCCGCGCGCGCGTGCGGGACGGCATGCCCGTCTACGGCACCTGCGCGGGCATGATCATGCTCGCCGACAAGATCCTCGACCCCCGCTCGGGCCAGGAGACCATCGGCGGCATCGACATGATCGTGCGCCGCAACGCCTTCGGCCGGCAGAACGAGTCGTTCGAGGCAGCGGTCGACGTGCGGGGTGTCGCGGGCGATCCTGTGGAGGGCGTCTTCATCCGCGCCCCCTGGGTCGAGTCCGTGGGCGCCGGAGCCGAGGTGCTCGCCGAGCACGAGGGCCACATCGTCGCCGTCCGCCAGGGCAACGCGCTCGCCACGTCGTTCCACCCGGAACTGACCGGCGACCACCGCGTGCACTCCCTGTTCGTCGACATGGTGCGCGCCGACCGGACCCCCGACTCCTTGTAGGATCGCTGGGGTTCGTTACAGAGTTGGGTTACGCGAAGGAGACAGGCAGATGTCCGGCCACTCTAAATGGGCTACGACGAAGCACAAGAAGGCCGTGATCGACGCCAAGCGCGGCAAGCTCTTCGCGAAGCTCATCAAGAACATCGAGGTCGCGGCGCGTATGGGCGGCGTCGACCTCGAGGGCAACCCGACCCTCTACGACGCCGTACAGAAGGCCAAGAAGCAGTCGGTTCCGAACAAGAACATCGACTCGGCCATCAAGCGCGGCGGCGGCCTCGAGGCAGGCGGCGCCGACTACGAGACGATCATGTACGAGGGCTACGGTCCGAACGGTGTCGCGGTGCTCATCGAGTGCCTCACCGACAACCGCAACCGCGCCGCCTCCGACGTCCGCGTCGCCATGACCCGCAACGGCGGCAACATGGCGGACCCGGGTTCGGTGTCCTACATGTTCAGCCGCAAGGGCGTCGTCATCGTCCCCAAGGGCGAGCTGAGCGAGGACGACGTCCTCGGGGCCGTCCTGGACGCGGGCGCCGAGGAGGTCAACGACCTCGGTGAGACCTTCGAGGTCATCAGCGAGGCCACCGACCTGGTCGCGGTGCGCACCGCCCTCCAGGAGGCCGGAATCGACTACGACTCCGCCGACTCCAGCTTCGTGCCGTCCGTCCAGGTCGAACTGGACGAGGAGGGCGCCAAGAAGATCTTCAAGCTCATCGACGCGCTCGAGGACAGCGACGACGTGCAGAACGTCTTCGCCAACTTCGACGTGAGCGACGAGATCATGGAGAAGGTCGACGCGTAACGCCTCGCGGCTCCGACACGCGTTTTCCGGCGGGCCGGTGGGACACGTCCCACCGGCCCGCCGCGCTGTTCGGCGTTGTCAGTGACACCCGATAGCCTGCACGAACAGGTTGTCGACGGGAGGGGCGCTCGTGCGTGTACTGGGGGTGGACCCCGGCCTGACGCGGTGCGGTGTCGGCGTGGTCGAGGGAGTCGCCGGGCGGCCGCTCACCATGATCGGGGTCGGCGTGGTCCGGACCCCCGCGGACGCCGAGCTGAGCCGGCGGCTGCTCGCCGTCGAGCAGGGCATCGAGGAGTGGCTGGACGAGCACCGGCCCGAGTTCGTCGCCGTCGAGCGCGTCTTCAGTCAGCACAACGTGCGCACGGTCATGGGCACCGCCCAGGCCAGCGCGGTCGCCATGCTGTGCGCAGCCCGGCGCGGCATCCCCGTCGCCCTGCACACCCCCAGCGAGGTCAAGGCCGCCGTCACCGGCAGCGGCCGGGCCGACAAGGCGCAGGTCGGAGCCATGGTCACCCGGCTGCTGCGGCTCTCCGCACCGCCCAAGCCGGCCGACGCCGCCGACGCCCTCGCGCTCGCCATCTGCCACATCTGGCGCGCACCCGCGCAGAACCGGCTCCAGCAGGCCGTCGCCCTGCACACCGCCCACGCAACGAAAGGCCGGACGGCATGATCGCCTTCGTCAGCGGCACGGTCGCCGCGCTCGCCCCCGACGCCGCGGTCGTCGAGGTCGGCGGGGTCGGCATGGCCGTTCAGTGCACGCCGAACACCCTGTCCACGCTGCGCACCGGACAGCCCGCCAAGCTGCACACGTCCCTCGTCGTCCGCGAGGACTCGCTCACCCTGTACGGCTTCGTCGACGACGACGAACGCCA of the Streptomyces sp. 1222.5 genome contains:
- the pdxT gene encoding pyridoxal 5'-phosphate synthase glutaminase subunit PdxT, which gives rise to MNTPVIGVLALQGDVREHLIALAAADAVARPVRRPEELAEVDGLVLPGGESTTISKLAVLFGVMDPLRARVRDGMPVYGTCAGMIMLADKILDPRSGQETIGGIDMIVRRNAFGRQNESFEAAVDVRGVAGDPVEGVFIRAPWVESVGAGAEVLAEHEGHIVAVRQGNALATSFHPELTGDHRVHSLFVDMVRADRTPDSL
- a CDS encoding YebC/PmpR family DNA-binding transcriptional regulator, which codes for MSGHSKWATTKHKKAVIDAKRGKLFAKLIKNIEVAARMGGVDLEGNPTLYDAVQKAKKQSVPNKNIDSAIKRGGGLEAGGADYETIMYEGYGPNGVAVLIECLTDNRNRAASDVRVAMTRNGGNMADPGSVSYMFSRKGVVIVPKGELSEDDVLGAVLDAGAEEVNDLGETFEVISEATDLVAVRTALQEAGIDYDSADSSFVPSVQVELDEEGAKKIFKLIDALEDSDDVQNVFANFDVSDEIMEKVDA
- the ruvC gene encoding crossover junction endodeoxyribonuclease RuvC, producing MRVLGVDPGLTRCGVGVVEGVAGRPLTMIGVGVVRTPADAELSRRLLAVEQGIEEWLDEHRPEFVAVERVFSQHNVRTVMGTAQASAVAMLCAARRGIPVALHTPSEVKAAVTGSGRADKAQVGAMVTRLLRLSAPPKPADAADALALAICHIWRAPAQNRLQQAVALHTAHATKGRTA